In Maridesulfovibrio ferrireducens, one DNA window encodes the following:
- a CDS encoding sensor histidine kinase produces MKSSFFALSLKQRIRIFLFSVLTLLAVSLLGILLVQYYLKDMTRVADERLTLYENTLKLQLNKYSYLPFLVARSSLVRNFLVDGIDKAEVNVFLEEASHKADSTAVYLVDSSGIVLCSSNWNKDNSYIGLDLSFRPYFKEGIKGKEKRFYGVGFASEQPGYYISYPVMVNGSPKGVAVVKIDLSRLQTIWKDGGETIFVADSKDIIILSSRPAWQYRTLITLSPETLRTIQEGGQYPEPKLRRLEFEPVFSGMLNMVRIDGQYFRETTRHLKSMDWTISYFMGVRPLWERILGISLTSFVLIGLAILIRMFLNERHLKNVSRQQAREADKIQAINIRLEQEIKERERTERELRAAQKELIEAGKLAAVGEMATAVAHELNQPISALKMYVASCRLMLKRNKTTELDPTLVNVLGISDRMARVTEQLKSFARKSSECESEFDLREAVNATLALMKHQFELEGCEVMLNIPEYKVSLLGDCGRFEQVLINLFRNALDAMQGQENKLIGVNVQIEQEMVIVRVLDNGPGIDAEVDSSVFEPFVTTKKEGVGLGLGLSISYKIIKDMGGRIWVENRSEGGAEFCLKLPLYQRREDAND; encoded by the coding sequence GTGAAAAGCAGCTTCTTTGCATTATCTTTGAAACAAAGAATTCGAATTTTTTTATTTTCTGTTTTGACGCTGCTGGCAGTGTCATTGCTGGGGATTTTGCTGGTTCAATATTACTTGAAGGATATGACGCGAGTCGCTGATGAACGGTTGACCCTATATGAAAATACGCTGAAGTTACAACTTAATAAGTATAGCTATTTGCCTTTTCTTGTAGCCAGAAGTTCATTGGTTAGAAATTTTCTTGTCGATGGAATTGATAAGGCTGAGGTAAATGTTTTTTTGGAGGAGGCTAGTCATAAAGCTGATTCCACTGCGGTATATCTTGTTGATTCTTCTGGTATTGTGCTTTGCTCCAGCAATTGGAATAAAGACAATTCTTACATAGGTTTAGATCTTTCTTTTCGCCCTTATTTTAAAGAGGGCATAAAAGGAAAGGAGAAAAGATTCTATGGCGTGGGGTTTGCCTCGGAGCAACCCGGTTATTATATATCTTATCCCGTTATGGTGAATGGTTCCCCGAAGGGGGTTGCCGTGGTTAAAATAGATCTTTCCCGGCTTCAGACAATTTGGAAAGATGGCGGGGAAACTATTTTTGTTGCTGATTCTAAAGATATTATTATTCTTTCCAGCCGTCCTGCATGGCAATATCGAACTCTTATCACTCTATCTCCCGAAACCTTGCGAACCATTCAGGAGGGGGGGCAGTATCCAGAACCAAAACTTCGCAGATTAGAGTTTGAACCTGTTTTCTCCGGTATGTTGAATATGGTTCGCATTGATGGACAATATTTTCGTGAAACAACCCGCCATCTTAAAAGTATGGACTGGACGATTAGTTATTTTATGGGAGTCCGTCCGCTTTGGGAAAGAATTTTAGGAATCAGTTTGACCTCGTTTGTTCTAATTGGTCTGGCGATATTGATCAGAATGTTTTTAAACGAACGACATTTGAAGAATGTTTCCAGACAACAGGCGCGTGAAGCTGATAAAATTCAGGCAATCAATATTAGGCTGGAGCAGGAGATTAAAGAGAGGGAGAGGACTGAACGGGAATTGCGTGCTGCACAGAAGGAACTTATCGAGGCCGGTAAGCTGGCTGCCGTCGGTGAGATGGCTACGGCTGTGGCTCATGAACTCAATCAACCTATTTCCGCTCTTAAGATGTACGTTGCCAGTTGCCGATTGATGCTCAAACGGAATAAAACAACAGAACTTGATCCTACTCTGGTCAATGTGCTGGGTATCAGTGACCGCATGGCCAGAGTCACGGAACAACTTAAATCCTTTGCCCGTAAATCATCAGAGTGTGAGTCCGAGTTTGATTTGCGTGAAGCAGTCAATGCTACTTTGGCCTTGATGAAGCATCAGTTTGAATTAGAGGGATGTGAAGTAATGCTGAACATCCCGGAGTATAAAGTTTCGCTTCTCGGAGACTGTGGTCGGTTTGAACAGGTTCTCATAAATCTTTTTCGCAACGCGCTGGATGCAATGCAGGGGCAGGAAAATAAGCTTATTGGAGTTAATGTTCAAATTGAGCAGGAGATGGTAATTGTTCGAGTTCTGGACAATGGCCCGGGAATTGATGCGGAAGTAGATTCCAGTGTATTTGAACCCTTTGTAACAACGAAGAAAGAAGGTGTGGGCCTTGGTCTCGGTTTGTCTATTTCTTATAAAATAATCAAAGATATGGGCGGACGTATATGGGTTGAAAATCGTAGTGAGGGTGGCGCCGAATTTTGTCTGAAGCTTCCACTTTATCAACGGAGGGAGGATGCGAATGACTGA
- a CDS encoding DUF554 domain-containing protein, with the protein MIPIGSLVNAAAIIGGSLIGVMLHSRFPERIRQIVFQGLGLSTMVIGMQMALKVQDLLILIFSILLGGIIGELLKLDTLFERLAGKLKKTIGSKDTGFTDGLITASLIFCIGAMAIIGSFEEGIKGDPTILYTKSILDGFASIALASTYGMGVLFSFIPVLLYQGALTIFANSFQEWFSPLMIEQLTATGGVLILGISLILLEIKRINLSNLLPSLGMVIILTAIFR; encoded by the coding sequence ATGATTCCTATCGGCTCACTCGTCAACGCAGCAGCCATTATCGGCGGCTCACTTATCGGTGTTATGCTCCACAGCAGATTTCCTGAACGCATCAGGCAGATTGTTTTTCAAGGGCTGGGCCTCAGCACCATGGTAATAGGTATGCAAATGGCGCTTAAGGTTCAGGACCTCCTGATTCTTATATTCAGCATTCTGCTCGGCGGGATAATAGGTGAACTGCTTAAACTTGATACTCTTTTTGAGCGACTAGCCGGTAAACTTAAAAAAACAATCGGCTCAAAAGATACTGGCTTCACAGACGGGCTTATCACCGCATCACTTATTTTCTGCATTGGAGCAATGGCGATTATCGGGTCGTTTGAGGAAGGGATCAAAGGTGATCCTACGATACTTTATACCAAATCCATTCTTGACGGTTTTGCTTCCATTGCCCTTGCTTCCACCTATGGCATGGGGGTTCTTTTCTCATTTATTCCGGTTCTTCTTTATCAGGGAGCTCTGACTATTTTTGCAAACTCTTTTCAAGAATGGTTCTCTCCTCTCATGATTGAGCAACTGACTGCAACAGGTGGAGTTCTCATACTCGGAATAAGTTTGATATTACTGGAAATAAAACGAATTAATTTATCAAACCTGCTCCCTTCTCTTGGAATGGTAATTATACTTACTGCTATTTTCAGATAA
- a CDS encoding SLC13 family permease: MAQEMNKSRIIGYFVGPAIFFIMLFMSPPEGMTPSAWKVAAITILMAIWWITEALPIPATSLLPIILFPLLGIMPSSAATLPYANHLIYLFMAGFFLAVTMEKWNLHRRVAIYTIRLVGLSPGRMVLGFMLATAFLSMWVSNTATTMMMVPIGLAVIKQSLGFDSADLKACPSTGPEYNFGKCLMLGIAYSASIGGVGTIIGSPPNTVMVGMVEKMFGVQIGFGQWMLFGVPFASIMLFITWVLLVWVIFPVKGLQLGGGSNLLDEEIEKLGPMKREEKYIVAVGLTMAIFWMSRGFLKRADFMTELWPNFSYVHDATIGILGSLLLFLIPTNLKKGEFLLDWKTAVKIPWDVIILFGGGLAIANGFAKTGLAAHIAGQLVLLEGVNIVVFVAAVVGLTILLTETTSNTATATLLIPIMASAAIAMGVHPFATIVSACVAASCAFILPVATPPNAVVYSSGCISLGQMARAGLLLDLTGAVLITVLVVYLLPVLWGIDIMSLPAWAVVPK; the protein is encoded by the coding sequence ATGGCACAAGAGATGAATAAATCTAGAATCATCGGTTATTTTGTCGGGCCTGCTATCTTTTTTATAATGTTGTTTATGTCTCCTCCGGAAGGAATGACTCCATCCGCATGGAAAGTCGCTGCGATTACCATTCTTATGGCCATCTGGTGGATTACCGAAGCTCTTCCGATTCCTGCAACATCACTACTTCCTATAATTTTATTTCCTCTTCTTGGCATCATGCCTTCGTCTGCTGCAACCCTTCCTTATGCAAACCATTTGATTTATCTTTTTATGGCTGGATTTTTTCTGGCTGTGACAATGGAGAAGTGGAACCTCCATCGTCGTGTAGCGATTTATACTATCAGGTTGGTAGGACTGAGTCCCGGCAGAATGGTTTTGGGCTTTATGCTGGCGACAGCGTTTCTTTCTATGTGGGTATCTAATACCGCCACAACTATGATGATGGTTCCTATCGGGCTGGCCGTAATCAAGCAGTCATTGGGGTTTGATTCAGCTGACCTAAAAGCTTGTCCCTCCACAGGCCCAGAATATAACTTCGGTAAGTGTCTCATGCTGGGTATCGCTTATTCTGCATCCATAGGAGGGGTTGGGACTATTATCGGTTCACCTCCCAACACTGTTATGGTCGGCATGGTTGAAAAGATGTTCGGTGTACAGATTGGATTTGGTCAGTGGATGCTTTTCGGAGTACCGTTTGCGTCCATTATGCTGTTCATCACATGGGTTCTTTTGGTATGGGTCATTTTTCCCGTAAAAGGATTGCAACTTGGTGGCGGAAGCAATCTTCTTGATGAAGAAATAGAAAAGCTTGGCCCTATGAAAAGGGAAGAAAAATATATTGTTGCTGTAGGGCTGACAATGGCTATTTTCTGGATGTCCCGCGGCTTTTTGAAGCGGGCAGATTTTATGACCGAATTGTGGCCTAACTTTAGTTACGTGCATGATGCCACGATAGGTATTCTTGGATCTCTTCTTCTTTTTTTGATTCCAACAAATTTGAAAAAAGGTGAATTCCTTTTAGACTGGAAAACTGCCGTAAAAATTCCTTGGGATGTAATAATCCTTTTTGGCGGAGGCTTGGCTATTGCAAATGGTTTCGCCAAAACCGGCCTTGCTGCACATATCGCGGGGCAACTCGTTTTGTTAGAAGGTGTTAATATTGTGGTTTTTGTCGCCGCCGTAGTTGGCCTTACCATACTGCTGACTGAAACCACTTCCAACACAGCCACAGCCACTTTGCTGATCCCCATTATGGCCTCAGCAGCTATCGCAATGGGAGTGCATCCGTTTGCAACAATTGTAAGCGCTTGTGTGGCTGCTTCCTGTGCATTTATTCTTCCAGTCGCCACTCCACCAAACGCCGTTGTTTACAGCTCGGGCTGTATCAGTTTGGGACAGATGGCAAGGGCTGGTTTATTACTGGATTTAACAGGCGCTGTTCTCATCACAGTATTAGTGGTTTACCTCCTGCCCGTATTGTGGGGGATCGATATTATGAGCCTTCCGGCGTGGGCTGTAGTTCCTAAGTAG
- a CDS encoding sigma-54-dependent transcriptional regulator: MTDVIIIDDERTVRESAQQWLELSGLSVRVYSDAKEALAYIDSDFSGVVVSDVKMSGIDGLALQKKIFELDPGIPVVLFTGHGDIAMAVTAIRDGAYDFVEKPFDPERMLEIIKRAMEKRQLVLENRDLRREMQNSRGMESKLIGTSKKMRELKREIANIAPTAANVLISGATGTGKEVVARSIHALSMTGRGPYIALNCAAIPVSMAESELFGHCSGAFTSAQGDRIGKLEAANGGTLFLDEVNSMPLDVQGKLLRALECKEITPLGSNKAKHVEFRLISAMNEDPQEAVRNGKLREDLLFRLNTVELVVPPLRERRDDISMLFSFFMERAAETWDKPVEPLPSESLAVLMGYSWPGNVRELKNIAERYVLSALPPRERIPKLLSSSSEDRGDSAVPLKDQVNLFERNLIKESLLSHKGNIKAVLAELMIPRRTLNEKMSKFNLKRLYKSSRSG; the protein is encoded by the coding sequence ATGACTGATGTCATTATTATAGATGATGAAAGAACTGTGAGGGAGTCTGCACAGCAATGGCTGGAACTCTCCGGTTTGTCGGTTAGAGTTTATTCTGATGCCAAAGAAGCCTTGGCTTATATTGATTCTGATTTTTCAGGTGTGGTTGTTTCCGATGTTAAGATGTCCGGTATAGACGGGCTTGCTTTGCAAAAAAAAATATTCGAGCTTGATCCGGGAATTCCGGTGGTTTTATTTACAGGGCATGGTGATATTGCCATGGCGGTGACCGCCATCCGGGACGGAGCTTATGATTTTGTTGAAAAGCCGTTCGATCCGGAAAGGATGCTGGAAATTATCAAGCGCGCTATGGAAAAGAGGCAGCTTGTGTTGGAGAATCGCGATTTGCGGCGAGAAATGCAAAATTCCAGAGGGATGGAATCTAAACTTATCGGTACCAGTAAAAAAATGCGTGAGCTTAAGCGGGAAATTGCCAATATTGCTCCCACCGCAGCTAATGTGCTGATTTCCGGTGCTACGGGGACGGGAAAAGAGGTTGTTGCCCGTTCTATTCACGCCTTGAGCATGACCGGCAGAGGACCTTATATCGCATTGAATTGTGCTGCTATTCCTGTGAGCATGGCTGAAAGCGAATTGTTCGGGCATTGTTCAGGTGCTTTCACTAGTGCGCAGGGGGATCGGATCGGTAAATTGGAAGCAGCCAATGGCGGTACTCTTTTTCTGGATGAAGTGAACAGCATGCCGCTGGATGTGCAGGGTAAATTGCTCCGAGCTCTTGAGTGCAAGGAGATAACTCCTCTTGGTAGTAATAAGGCCAAGCATGTTGAATTCAGACTTATATCCGCTATGAACGAAGATCCGCAGGAAGCTGTGCGTAATGGAAAGCTTCGCGAGGATCTCCTTTTTCGGTTGAATACTGTAGAGCTTGTAGTTCCTCCGTTGCGGGAACGTAGAGATGACATTTCGATGTTGTTTTCCTTTTTTATGGAGCGGGCTGCGGAAACATGGGATAAACCCGTTGAACCTCTCCCTTCGGAAAGTCTCGCTGTTTTGATGGGTTATAGTTGGCCCGGAAATGTGCGTGAATTAAAAAATATTGCAGAACGTTATGTGTTGTCGGCTCTCCCGCCACGGGAGCGTATTCCCAAGCTTTTATCCAGCAGTAGCGAGGATAGAGGGGATTCTGCTGTGCCGCTTAAGGATCAGGTTAATCTTTTTGAACGTAACTTGATAAAAGAATCTTTGCTTAGTCATAAGGGCAATATAAAGGCGGTGCTTGCCGAACTCATGATTCCTCGCCGTACATTAAATGAAAAGATGTCCAAATTTAATTTGAAGCGATTATATAAATCCAGTCGATCTGGATAA
- a CDS encoding AAA domain-containing protein gives MKRHYESADNVKRLGWSVVATDPDSSKNEKKKLSGSADGVWIQLEGLESAEGDDELSLRQFLDASVDTVYEADHGNWKYVASPAKECPYCKGRNGHPKMLYMTEEHAQEVADSTNKQLGVYWCDEGEGWHLTGNADFRVSFRSSNVLSVLDRSLGEERLKLDRMPNLPYLVLRPNTYQLKCQINAIEKLRDAPDKFHRPLLRLFEAQGHARWPFVPEDPFRSWSSDGEEFEREWFVLTDKDRPGNSDQREFVEKALNTSDFAFLEGPPGSGKTTAVCELVLQLIQQGKRVLLCASTHVAVDNVVERLMAEDNPQRDLIIPVRIGDNASISKKVRPWELRSFIRTETNRLTEELGAVSSPSAAQQELFNQLRQGKNTVQQWVLSSANLVCGTTIGILQHPDIKSRKHSPEFDVMIIDEASKTTFQEFLVPALFAKRWILVGDPKQLSPYVDDEATAVNLAPALPAQYKREACVDIFRAKQSDPRFRFCSIVCTDNEEIEKFYLKQGGEKKVHVYCDGSSPELLPYASVVVGNANFLAENIERLPLDISFVRNNKNVSSAIIRRVEAYKTLKKRRFSDAPEWENEIAWRSARIYEQRKEKESEIRDGSMGTAVKLTGQLRDLLPVEDDSCPCEREIQKVSRVAFPSILECLQEGFKREKGQRDSTALSDGIPENDLKKRKTLLSFQHRMHPEIALFPHENIYDRNALRSTADMERKREWDYRPERRRVVWVDVNGGVNRKINSNPQEAKALLKELKEFDEWASMNGHKDGRPWQVAVLSFYRGQEREIQGLLKEWTSLRSRRHFSRGDASTPYLEIEVCTVDRFQGHEADLVLLSFMNDHATSFLQSPNRLNVALTRARYQLVVFGNRQKMKKASGVLGKFAQGQSWEVDL, from the coding sequence GTGAAAAGGCATTACGAGAGTGCTGATAATGTAAAGCGTTTAGGGTGGAGTGTTGTTGCGACTGATCCGGATTCCTCGAAAAATGAAAAAAAGAAATTATCCGGAAGTGCTGATGGGGTGTGGATTCAGCTTGAAGGTTTAGAATCTGCAGAGGGGGATGATGAGCTTTCTTTGCGGCAGTTTTTAGATGCGAGCGTTGATACTGTTTATGAAGCAGATCATGGAAATTGGAAATACGTTGCTTCCCCTGCAAAGGAATGCCCGTATTGCAAAGGACGGAACGGACATCCGAAGATGCTGTATATGACAGAAGAGCATGCTCAAGAGGTGGCGGACTCCACTAATAAACAGTTGGGGGTTTATTGGTGTGACGAGGGGGAAGGATGGCATCTGACTGGAAACGCCGATTTCAGGGTGTCGTTTCGCTCAAGCAATGTCTTGAGTGTGCTTGATCGCTCCCTAGGTGAGGAACGGTTAAAGTTAGATCGAATGCCCAATCTTCCTTATCTGGTTTTGCGGCCAAATACCTACCAGTTGAAATGCCAGATCAATGCAATTGAAAAATTGCGGGATGCCCCTGATAAATTTCATCGTCCTTTGTTGAGGTTGTTTGAAGCTCAAGGTCATGCCCGTTGGCCATTTGTTCCTGAAGATCCCTTTCGCTCCTGGTCTTCTGACGGCGAGGAGTTTGAACGGGAGTGGTTTGTGCTGACTGATAAAGACCGCCCCGGAAATAGTGATCAGAGGGAGTTTGTTGAAAAAGCCTTAAATACTTCTGACTTTGCGTTTTTGGAAGGCCCGCCGGGGTCCGGGAAGACTACCGCCGTCTGTGAGCTGGTTCTGCAATTGATTCAGCAGGGAAAGCGGGTTCTGCTTTGTGCCTCTACTCATGTTGCGGTTGATAATGTTGTGGAGCGGCTTATGGCCGAGGATAATCCTCAGCGGGATCTGATTATCCCCGTGCGGATAGGCGATAATGCAAGTATCTCAAAGAAAGTTCGACCATGGGAGCTACGTAGTTTTATCAGGACTGAAACGAACAGGTTGACTGAAGAGCTTGGCGCAGTCTCTTCTCCCTCAGCTGCACAGCAGGAGCTGTTTAATCAATTACGGCAAGGAAAGAATACGGTTCAGCAATGGGTTCTTTCATCTGCGAATCTTGTTTGCGGAACTACAATAGGTATTCTGCAGCATCCTGACATTAAATCCCGGAAGCATTCTCCGGAATTTGATGTGATGATTATCGATGAAGCTTCCAAAACTACATTTCAGGAGTTTTTGGTGCCGGCTCTGTTTGCAAAACGCTGGATTCTTGTCGGCGATCCAAAGCAGCTCTCACCCTATGTGGACGATGAAGCCACTGCTGTGAATCTAGCACCGGCCTTGCCAGCCCAGTACAAGCGGGAGGCATGTGTGGATATATTTAGGGCAAAGCAGTCTGATCCCAGGTTCCGTTTCTGTTCAATTGTCTGCACGGACAATGAGGAGATAGAGAAATTCTATTTAAAGCAGGGTGGGGAAAAGAAAGTGCATGTCTACTGTGATGGCAGCTCCCCTGAGCTTCTCCCGTATGCGTCTGTTGTTGTGGGGAATGCTAATTTTCTGGCCGAAAACATAGAAAGGCTTCCTCTTGATATTTCGTTTGTCCGAAACAATAAAAACGTTTCTTCTGCCATAATACGCAGAGTTGAGGCTTATAAGACACTAAAGAAACGCCGTTTCTCCGATGCTCCTGAATGGGAAAATGAAATAGCATGGAGAAGTGCCCGGATTTATGAGCAGAGAAAGGAGAAAGAATCTGAAATACGGGATGGTAGCATGGGGACAGCCGTGAAACTGACAGGGCAGCTACGGGATCTTCTTCCTGTAGAAGATGACTCTTGTCCTTGTGAGCGTGAAATACAGAAAGTGTCCAGAGTTGCATTCCCCTCAATACTTGAATGCTTGCAGGAAGGGTTTAAACGGGAAAAAGGCCAGCGTGATTCTACTGCCTTATCAGATGGCATACCTGAAAATGATCTAAAAAAACGCAAGACTTTACTTTCTTTTCAACATCGCATGCACCCGGAGATCGCTTTATTTCCTCATGAGAATATATATGACCGAAATGCATTGCGCTCTACCGCTGATATGGAGCGGAAAAGAGAGTGGGACTATAGGCCGGAACGGAGGAGAGTTGTCTGGGTTGATGTAAACGGAGGGGTAAACAGAAAAATAAATTCAAATCCTCAGGAAGCCAAAGCTCTTCTTAAGGAATTAAAAGAGTTCGACGAGTGGGCATCCATGAACGGACATAAAGACGGACGGCCCTGGCAAGTCGCGGTCTTGTCGTTTTACCGAGGGCAGGAGCGGGAGATTCAAGGGTTGCTGAAAGAATGGACTAGTTTACGGAGTCGTCGCCATTTTTCTAGGGGGGATGCTTCCACTCCCTATCTGGAAATAGAGGTATGCACTGTGGACAGGTTTCAAGGACATGAAGCGGATCTGGTCTTGCTCAGTTTTATGAATGACCACGCAACCAGCTTTCTTCAAAGTCCGAATCGTTTGAATGTCGCTTTAACAAGGGCACGCTACCAACTCGTAGTATTCGGCAACAGGCAGAAAATGAAAAAAGCCTCCGGCGTTTTAGGGAAATTTGCACAGGGACAAAGCTGGGAGGTGGATTTATGA